The following proteins are encoded in a genomic region of Gossypium hirsutum isolate 1008001.06 chromosome D05, Gossypium_hirsutum_v2.1, whole genome shotgun sequence:
- the LOC107905456 gene encoding mitogen-activated protein kinase homolog NTF3-like isoform X1: MATPVEPPNGIHYQGKHYYSMWQTTFEIDTKYVPIKPIGRGAYGIVCSSVNRETNEKVAIKKINNAFENRVDALRTLRELKLLRHLRHGNVIALKDVMMPTHRRSFKDVYLVYELMDTDLHQIIKSSQVLTNDHCQYFLFQLLRGLKYLHSANILHRDLKPGNLLINANCDLKICDFGLARTSNAKGQFMTEYVVTRWYRAPELLLCCDNYGTSIDVWSVGCIFAELLGRKPIFPGTECLNQLKLIINILGSQKEEDLEFIDNPKARKYIKSLPYSLGSPFSHLYPNAHPLAIDLLQKMLVFDPSKRISVTEALQHPYMAPLYDPNSNPSAQVPLDLDIDEDLGEEMIREKMWKEMLHYHPEAATANGGVCL; the protein is encoded by the exons ATGGCAACTCCAGTTGAGCCTCCTAACGGTATTCATTACCAAGGAAAACATTACTATTCGATGTGGCAAACGACGTTCGAAATCGACACCAAATATGTGCCGATCAAGCCTATTGGAAGAGGGGCGTATGGGATCGTTTGCTCTTCTGTGAATCGCGAAACCAATGAAAAAGTTGCCATTAAAAAGATAAACAACGCCTTTGAGAACCGTGTTGATGCTCTCAGAACTTTGCGTGAATTGAAGCTTCTCAGGCATCTTAGACATGGGAATGTGATTGCTTTGAAAGATGTCATGATGCCGACTCATAGGAGAAGCTTCAAGGATGTTTATCTGGTTTACGAACTTATGGATACCGATTTGCATCAAATCATTAAGTCTTCTCAAGTGCTTACCAATGATCACTGTCAGTATTTCCTCTTCCAG TTGCTCCGAGGCCTGAAATATCTTCACTCGGCAAATATTCTTCACAGAGATCTGAAGCCTGGAAACCTTCTTATCAATGCAAATTGTGACCTTAAAATTTGTGACTTTGGACTGGCACGCACTAGCAATGCCAAGGGTCAATTCATGACAGAGTATGTTGTCACTCGTTGGTACAGGGCCCCTGAGCTTCTCCTCTGCTGTGACAACTATGGAACGTCTATTGATGTTTGGTCTGTTGGATGCATCTTTGCGGAGCTTCTTGGCCGGAAACCCATCTTCCCTGGTACAGAATGTCTCAATCAACTTAAGCTGATCATCAACATCCTTGGCAGCCAGAAGGAGGAGGATCTTGAATTTATAGATAACCCTAAGGCAAGGAAATACATCAAATCACTTCCATATTCCCTTGGAAGCCCCTTTTCCCATCTTTATCCGAATGCCCATCCTTTGGCAATTGATTTGTTGCAAAAGATGCTTGTTTTTGACCCTTCAAAAAGGATTAGTGTAACTGAAGCACTCCAACACCCTTACATGGCACCATTGTATGATCCGAACAGCAACCCTTCAGCCCAGGTGCCACTCGATCTTGACATAGATGAGGATTTAGGGGAAGAGATGATCAGAGAGAAGATGTGGAAGGAAATGCTTCATTACCATCCCGAAGCTGCTACAGCCAATGGCGGGGTGTGCCTCTAA
- the LOC107905458 gene encoding bZIP transcription factor 44: MASSSGNSNSSSSSQLQNSGSEEDLHQQNMMDQRKRKRKESNRESARRSRMRKQQHLDELVAQVAQLSKDNNQILNSINFTTHHYLNIQAENSVLRAQMMELSQRLDYLNQILSYLNTMSASELVYETDQCFETSTCDHGFTNPFNLPYLNQPIMASPDMFQYY, encoded by the coding sequence atggccTCGTCCAGTGGAAACTCCAATTCCTCAAGCTCCTCGCAGCTTCAGAACTCTGGGTCTGAAGAGGACCTGCACCAGCAGAACATGATggaccaaagaaaaagaaagagaaaggaatCAAACAGGGAATCGGCAAGAAGATCCAGGATGAGGAAACAGCAGCACTTGGATGAATTAGTGGCCCAAGTGGCTCAGCTCAGCAAAGATAACAACCAAATCCTGAACAGCATCAACTTCACCACCCACCACTATCTCAACATTCAGGCTGAGAACTCAGTTCTGAGGGCTCAGATGATGGAACTGAGTCAAAGACTCGACTATCTGAATCAAATCCTCAGTTATCTCAACACCATGAGCGCCAGTGAGTTGGTGTACGAAACTGATCAGTGCTTTGAAACAAGTACTTGTGACCACGGTTTCACCAACCCTTTCAATCTACCTTACCTTAACCAACCCATCATGGCCTCTCCAGACATGTTCCAGTACTACTGA
- the LOC107905456 gene encoding mitogen-activated protein kinase homolog NTF3-like (The RefSeq protein has 1 substitution compared to this genomic sequence), with product MATPVEPPNGIHYQGKHYYSMWQTTFEIDTKYVPIKPIGRGAYGIVCSSVNRETNEKVAIKKINNAFENRVDALRTLRELKLLRHLRHENVIALKDVMMPTHRRSFKDVYLVYELMDTDLHQIIKSSQVLTNDHCQYFLFQLLRGLKYLHSANILHRDLKPGNLLINANCDLKICDFGLARTSNAKGQFMTEYVVTRWYRAPELLLCCDNYGTSIDVWSVGCIFAELLGRKPIFPGTECLNQLKLIINILGSQKEEDLEFIDNPKARKYIKSLPYSLGSPFSHLYPNAHPLAIDLLQKMLVFDPSKRISVTEALQHPYMAPLYDPNSNPSAQVPLDLDIDEDLGEEMIREKMWKEMLHYHPEAATANGGVCL from the exons ATGGCAACTCCAGTTGAGCCTCCTAACGGTATTCATTACCAAGGAAAACATTACTATTCGATGTGGCAAACGACGTTCGAAATCGACACCAAATATGTGCCGATCAAGCCTATTGGAAGAGGGGCGTATGGGATCGTTTGCTCTTCTGTGAATCGCGAAACCAATGAAAAAGTTGCCATTAAAAAGATAAACAACGCCTTTGAGAACCGTGTTGATGCTCTCAGAACTTTGCGTGAATTGAAGCTTCTCAGGCATCTTAGACATGGGAATGTGATTGCTTTGAAAGATGTCATGATGCCGACTCATAGGAGAAGCTTCAAGGATGTTTATCTGGTTTACGAACTTATGGATACCGATTTGCATCAAATCATTAAGTCTTCTCAAGTGCTTACCAATGATCACTGTCAGTATTTCCTCTTCCAG TTGCTCCGAGGCCTGAAATATCTTCACTCGGCAAATATTCTTCACAGAGATCTGAAGCCTGGAAACCTTCTTATCAATGCAAATTGTGACCTTAAAATTTGTGACTTTGGACTGGCACGCACTAGCAATGCCAAGGGTCAATTCATGACAGAGTATGTTGTCACTCGTTGGTACAGGGCCCCTGAGCTTCTCCTCTGCTGTGACAACTATGGAACGTCTATTGATGTTTGGTCTGTTGGATGCATCTTTGCGGAGCTTCTTGGCCGGAAACCCATCTTCCCTGGTACAGAATGTCTCAATCAACTTAAGCTGATCATCAACATCCTTGGCAGCCAGAAGGAGGAGGATCTTGAATTTATAGATAACCCTAAGGCAAGGAAATACATCAAATCACTTCCATATTCCCTTGGAAGCCCCTTTTCCCATCTTTATCCGAATGCCCATCCTTTGGCAATTGATTTGTTGCAAAAGATGCTTGTTTTTGACCCTTCAAAAAGGATTAGTGTAACTGAAGCACTCCAACACCCTTACATGGCACCATTGTATGATCCGAACAGCAACCCTTCAGCCCAGGTGCCACTCGATCTTGACATAGATGAGGATTTAGGGGAAGAGATGATCAGAGAGAAGATGTGGAAGGAAATGCTTCATTACCATCCCGAAGCTGCTACAGCCAATGGCGGGGTGTGCCTCTAA